TCTACGGGGTGGGCTACAAGTTCTCCGAGGAGCAGCGTGTTTCGTAGCCTGCGCCTACGCTTGCTTCTAGCCATGGCCCTGGTGGTGGCGCTGGCCCTGAGCACGGTGGCCCTGTTCGCCAGTCGCGCCACCAGCAACGAGTTCCAGCGATACGTCGAACACGGGGGCCTGGTGCGCTTCCGCCGGCTTCAGGCGTACCTGGCCACGTACTACGATCGGCAGGGACGGTGGGATGGCGTGCAGCCGCTGGTAGAGCAGATGGCCCAACTGGGCGGAGATCGGGTCATACTGACCGACCCGGAAGGGCTGGTGGTGGCCGATTCCGCCGGCACCCTCTCCGGGCAGTGGCTGCAGCGGATGCCCCCGGAGCCACCGGGTCTGATCGTGCTGGGGGGCCGGCCGGTGGGGGCCGTCTTCCTGAGGCCGCCGGACAACCCTGAGAACGGCAACCGCGAGAGCTCGTTTCTCACCTCGGTGAACCGATCGCTGCTGGTTTCAGTGGCAGTCACCGGATCGGCGGCGGTCCTCCTCGCCCTGGGGCTCTCTCGCCGCATCCTCCGGCCGGTGGAGGCGCTGACGCAGGCTGCCCGGGCCGTGGGCGAAGGAGATCTGAGCCGACGCGTGGCCGTGACTTCCGACGACGAGATCGGCGAACTGGCCCGGGCCTTCAACTCCATGGCCGAGAGCCTAGCCCGCCTAGAACAGGCCCGACGCAACCTGGTGACCGATGTGGCCCACGAGCTCCGCACCCCCCTGTCCAACCTAAGAGCCTACCTGGAGGGCATGTGCGACGGCGTCATCGAGCCCTCGCCGGAGGCCATCGTCTCCATTCACGAGGAAGCCCTCCTCCTCAGCAAGCTGGTGGACGACCTCCAGGAGCTCTCCCTGGCTGAGGCGGGAGCCATGAAGCTCTATCGCCGGCCCCTGGCCCTCCCGGAGACGGTGTCCAAAGCCCTCGCCGCCTTCAGGGAACAAGCCGCTACCAAGGGAATCTCCCTGGCGACAGACCTCCCCCCGAACCTGCCCCTGGTGAATGCCGACCCGGACCGGGTGGGGCAGGTGCTGCGCAACCTCCTGAGCAACGCTGTGGCTCACACCCCGGGCGGTGGTCACGTCTCACTGATAGCGAGGGTGTCGGGCACCGAGGTCCAGGTGACAGTGCAGGACGACGGAGTTGGCATCCCCGAAGAACACCTACCCCACATCTTCGACCGCTTCTACCGCGCTGACGACTCCCGTACCCGAACCACCGGCGGCTCGGGGCTGGGCCTGGCCATCGTTCAGCAACTGGTGCAGGCACACGGCGGCCGAGTCTGGGTAGAGAGCACCGAGGGTGAAGGGTCCCTCTTCCACTTCACCCTGCCGGTGGCGGAGGGAGACGCGGAGACGGGGTGAGGGGGAGAGGGGGAGACCGGCAGATGCGGGAAAGCCCTCCGATTGCTGCGACCCCCCCTCAGACGGACTCCCAGAGCTCAGCCAGGTACTGGTGCACCCGCGGTGCTTCTTCCCCGAAGTCGCGGAAACGGCCTCCGTTCTCCTCAACCGAGATGCGACCGTCGTAGCCCATCCGCTTCAGAGTGCGGAAGAACTCCCGGTGATCGAAGCCCGGCCCTTCCGGATTCTGAGCTAGCTCGTCGGGAACGGGAACGTGCACGTGCCTCAGCAAGGGGGCAGCCGCCACCAGGTTCTGCATCGGCTCCCGCTCCATGGCCATGTGGAACAGGTCGGCCAGGACCGCCACTTCTTCCCTGCCCGCCTCCCGAGCCAGCCTGACCGCTTCCTCCACCGAGTTCACCGTGTTGGTGGCCTTGGTGAACAGGGGCTCGATGACCACCGTCAGTCCCAGTCCTTGGGCGGTGTCAGCACACAGGCGACAGAAGGCCACCAGCTGCTCCCGAGTTCTCTCAGCATCCCAGTCGTCCGGCCTCCGCCGCGATGCCCCACTGCCGAACACCACCACCCGGCCCCCGACTCCGGCGGCTCGGGTCAGAGCACGGCACACGTAGCCCTGTAGCGCTGGCCAGTCCACCCCTGGGCCGACCACGCTGAGGTCGGCGGGGAGGAAGACGTTGAAGGCCTCGCAGGTCAGGGGCAACTGCGTCAATGCTGCCCCTATAGGCGCGAACGATTCGTCCGACTCCTGCGGGGCCAGGGCCCCCACTCTGGGTTCCAGGTAGGCGAAACCCGATCGGGCCGCCACCGAAGCCCTCTCCGGTGGAGCACAGCACCCAAGCCGCATCACTTACCTCCCTCGCTCATAGGCATCCGTTCCACCTTGTTGCCACTCTAGATGGCCCGGACGGCGACCACCCCGCTGGCTCCGGTACGTCATCCCGCCTGTAGCCGGCGTGTGGCCCTGTGGCATCTGAGCATGACCGGCATCATCGCCGCTGTGACCTCGGCGTCAAGTAGGGGCAGGACCACCGCGTCCGCTCGGGCGCAGGCGCGGTGGCCCGCCCCTACACCTGCATGTCGGCGAGGAGCGGTCAGCGTAGCGCAGCTCTGAGTAGCCCCTGCCCCTTCGTGTCATTCCGAGCCCCGTAGGGGCGAGGAATCCCCCAGCAAGGATAAAGGACCTCAAACGCGGTCTGGAGATGCCTCGCTGCCGCTCGGCATGACAGGCGGTCGGAATGGCGTCGCCGGGCTAGGCAAATGCGGCCAGCCGGAGATGCCTCGCTGCCGCTCGGCATGACAGGGGGGCGCGGGTATGGCAAGTGGGGGGGCGGGTGAGGCACGTGGGGGGCGAGTGTGGCAAGTGGGGTCTGCGCCGCAACCGCCCTCGGTCCCGAACGGCACGGACGGCGCCAGAGGCGCCCCTCGGCCGTGC
The DNA window shown above is from Anaerolineae bacterium and carries:
- a CDS encoding HAMP domain-containing protein, which codes for MFRSLRLRLLLAMALVVALALSTVALFASRATSNEFQRYVEHGGLVRFRRLQAYLATYYDRQGRWDGVQPLVEQMAQLGGDRVILTDPEGLVVADSAGTLSGQWLQRMPPEPPGLIVLGGRPVGAVFLRPPDNPENGNRESSFLTSVNRSLLVSVAVTGSAAVLLALGLSRRILRPVEALTQAARAVGEGDLSRRVAVTSDDEIGELARAFNSMAESLARLEQARRNLVTDVAHELRTPLSNLRAYLEGMCDGVIEPSPEAIVSIHEEALLLSKLVDDLQELSLAEAGAMKLYRRPLALPETVSKALAAFREQAATKGISLATDLPPNLPLVNADPDRVGQVLRNLLSNAVAHTPGGGHVSLIARVSGTEVQVTVQDDGVGIPEEHLPHIFDRFYRADDSRTRTTGGSGLGLAIVQQLVQAHGGRVWVESTEGEGSLFHFTLPVAEGDAETG
- a CDS encoding TIM barrel protein, producing the protein MAARSGFAYLEPRVGALAPQESDESFAPIGAALTQLPLTCEAFNVFLPADLSVVGPGVDWPALQGYVCRALTRAAGVGGRVVVFGSGASRRRPDDWDAERTREQLVAFCRLCADTAQGLGLTVVIEPLFTKATNTVNSVEEAVRLAREAGREEVAVLADLFHMAMEREPMQNLVAAAPLLRHVHVPVPDELAQNPEGPGFDHREFFRTLKRMGYDGRISVEENGGRFRDFGEEAPRVHQYLAELWESV